Proteins from a single region of Chryseobacterium sp. W4I1:
- a CDS encoding helix-turn-helix domain-containing protein — MNTDHQEAVRKNRKKILFSRNILIQNIKILFIILCSVFVKGQSGPDFNILADKAFQKLYENPDDCISYSQSLLISDQNSEHRIVLQNIISQAYAMKGDYVQSVNVYSQKENSTEKENLSYFLQAAGDYNLADQYQNLDLYSQSQLIISRLLADFKLLKGDHPGINSITGKLYQLQALNYGINRNYNNALKNLIKSDQFLNLHNQENQILRMENNIFRASYLMKQNKLEESRQLLENTVLQAEKNKDYYFLQALAYENLSRYYFFKEDYHTASEILEKGLAKIENLPYNSLKAKIYESLSKNYFALHDDEKYHQYNKLYTELRTKMDSNTKEGIRYIVKLVETNQNNNLEFQNQKQLKKTGFTAAGFLAIITGLLICFLLLKSSNKDLKKQAEFFEKQKKLEEASVISKIIEKDPNKISKEKEDEILQKLEEWEKQQRYLDKNMTISMLSSQMGVNTKYLSEVINSSKGKNFNGYINELRINHIARLLRTDPVYLNYKVSYLAEYSGFSSHSAFTTVFKSVTGMSPNAYIQEISKTRTS, encoded by the coding sequence CAGTCTGGGCCGGACTTCAATATTTTAGCTGACAAAGCTTTTCAAAAATTATATGAGAATCCGGACGACTGCATCAGCTATTCCCAAAGCCTGCTCATCAGTGACCAGAATTCCGAACACAGAATAGTCCTGCAAAACATTATCTCCCAGGCTTACGCTATGAAAGGAGATTATGTACAGTCCGTTAATGTTTACAGTCAGAAGGAAAATTCCACAGAAAAAGAAAACCTTTCCTATTTTCTGCAGGCCGCCGGTGATTATAATCTGGCAGACCAATACCAGAATCTGGATCTGTACAGCCAGTCTCAGTTGATTATTTCCAGGCTTTTAGCAGATTTTAAATTATTAAAAGGAGACCATCCGGGAATAAATTCTATTACCGGCAAACTGTATCAATTGCAGGCTCTTAATTATGGCATTAACAGGAACTATAATAATGCCTTAAAAAACCTTATTAAAAGCGATCAGTTCCTCAACCTTCATAATCAGGAAAACCAGATCCTTAGAATGGAAAATAACATCTTCCGCGCCTCTTATCTCATGAAACAAAATAAGCTTGAAGAATCAAGACAATTGTTGGAAAATACAGTTCTTCAGGCAGAAAAAAATAAAGACTATTATTTTCTTCAGGCGCTGGCTTATGAAAATTTGTCCCGGTATTATTTTTTTAAAGAAGATTATCATACCGCCTCCGAAATTCTTGAAAAAGGACTTGCCAAAATAGAAAACCTTCCGTATAACAGTTTGAAAGCAAAGATCTATGAATCTTTATCCAAGAATTATTTTGCTCTTCATGATGATGAAAAATACCATCAATACAATAAACTTTATACTGAATTACGTACAAAAATGGATTCAAATACCAAGGAAGGCATACGCTATATTGTAAAATTGGTAGAAACCAATCAGAACAATAACCTGGAGTTTCAGAATCAGAAACAGCTAAAAAAAACAGGTTTTACTGCCGCCGGCTTTCTGGCCATCATAACAGGACTTCTTATCTGCTTTCTACTTCTGAAAAGCAGTAATAAGGACCTTAAAAAGCAGGCTGAATTTTTCGAAAAACAGAAAAAACTGGAAGAAGCTTCTGTAATCAGCAAAATCATTGAAAAAGATCCAAATAAAATTTCAAAAGAAAAGGAAGACGAAATCCTGCAGAAACTGGAAGAATGGGAAAAGCAGCAACGCTATCTGGATAAAAATATGACAATTTCCATGCTGTCTTCACAGATGGGTGTAAATACAAAATATCTTTCTGAAGTGATCAACAGCAGCAAAGGAAAAAATTTCAACGGCTATATTAATGAATTAAGGATCAATCATATTGCCCGGCTTCTGAGAACAGATCCGGTCTACCTTAATTATAAGGTCAGCTATCTTGCAGAATATTCAGGGTTTTCGTCACACAGTGCCTTTACTACAGTTTTTAAATCTGTAACAGGTATGTCGCCCAATGCCTACATTCAGGAAATCAGTAAAACCAGAACATCATGA
- a CDS encoding lipopolysaccharide assembly protein LapB — translation MKIILKIIAGIFLSTYISVSGQSTVFDSLMKKARLEIYDNPDDAISTGKQLLRKEKDIHKQISIYQLLSTANIAKRDFDQSLHYLIKAKETAQKTNDQKVRTSVLISAAIQYQQMELFSKSLETLNEADQYMDKLPDNLPEKYIETARSYAIRGMIYKSQANPEIALEKFLISIRNFEKVKNKQATYSNMSVVYYNIGYCYLNLGQLEKAHQALIQSAAYAQKNGAKSLEAFALKGMAEMYKQKKENEKALQLLIKAEDLSKNTRDLILNEGIYKEMSENYLAMEKPDLYQNYSKKYFEMRFQREQNELNSINHSINDHNRETLKKSSEMKTRYQYITGFIVSLGILCIAVLLYLIIKVRKQNLMYRRKIQELIRF, via the coding sequence ATGAAAATCATATTAAAGATTATTGCAGGAATTTTTCTGAGTACTTATATCTCGGTTTCCGGTCAAAGTACTGTTTTCGATTCCCTGATGAAGAAAGCCCGTCTTGAAATTTATGATAATCCGGATGACGCCATTAGTACCGGAAAGCAACTTCTCAGAAAAGAAAAAGATATCCACAAGCAGATCAGTATTTATCAGCTTCTCTCTACCGCCAATATTGCAAAAAGAGATTTCGACCAATCCCTGCATTACCTTATTAAAGCAAAAGAAACTGCGCAGAAAACCAATGATCAGAAAGTTCGGACCAGTGTTCTGATCTCAGCCGCTATCCAATACCAACAGATGGAACTTTTTAGCAAAAGCCTTGAAACACTGAATGAAGCTGATCAATACATGGATAAACTCCCCGATAATCTTCCTGAAAAATATATTGAAACAGCCAGAAGCTATGCTATTCGGGGAATGATCTATAAAAGCCAGGCCAATCCGGAAATTGCCCTTGAAAAATTTCTGATTTCCATCCGGAATTTTGAAAAAGTAAAAAACAAACAGGCAACTTATTCTAATATGAGTGTAGTATACTATAATATAGGCTATTGCTACCTCAACCTTGGCCAGCTCGAAAAAGCCCATCAGGCATTGATCCAGTCTGCAGCCTATGCACAAAAAAACGGGGCAAAAAGTCTGGAAGCATTTGCACTAAAAGGCATGGCAGAAATGTACAAGCAGAAAAAAGAGAATGAAAAGGCGCTGCAACTGCTCATCAAAGCCGAGGACCTCAGCAAAAATACCAGGGATCTGATCCTTAATGAAGGTATATATAAGGAAATGTCCGAAAATTATCTGGCTATGGAAAAGCCTGATCTTTACCAAAATTACAGTAAGAAGTATTTTGAAATGCGTTTTCAGAGGGAGCAAAATGAACTGAACTCAATTAATCATTCAATTAATGATCATAACCGGGAAACTTTGAAGAAAAGCAGTGAAATGAAAACCCGTTACCAATATATCACAGGATTTATTGTAAGCCTGGGAATTCTTTGTATTGCTGTACTACTTTATTTGATCATTAAAGTCAGAAAACAGAATCTAATGTACAGAAGGAAAATTCAGGAATTGATAAGATTTTAA
- the pafA gene encoding alkaline phosphatase PafA: MLRKISIAAVTLLSVITINAQKNRNSQVERPKLVVGLVVDQMRWDYLYRFYGKYGNDGFKRLLNTGYSLNNVHINYVPTITALGHTCIYTGSVPAIHGIAGNDWTDKETGKNVYCTADESVQPVGTTSAKSGSHSPKNLWSTTVTDELRLATNFQGKVIGVSLKDRASILPAGHTPNGAFWFDDTTGNFITSTWYMNDLPQWVKSFNSQNLPEKLVANGWNTLLPINQYTESSPDNSSWEGLLGSSKTPVFPYSNLAQDYQTKKDNIRYTPFGNTLTLKLAEASVEGEKLGGDNITDFLAINLASTDYAGHKFGPNSIEVEDVYLRLDQDLAEFFNYLDSKVGKGEYTVFLSADHGGAHSVGFLKEHKIATGFFGEGMEKDINQKLKDKFGVDKLINAVDNYQIYFDRKLMQDNKIELDDLRDFTIKELQKDPTVLYAVSVDKVQEATIPEPIKQRIINGINRQRSGDIQLISHDSMLPPYSKTGTTHSVWNSYDSHIPLIFMGWGIQKGESNKAYNMTDIAPTVSSLLKIQFPSGNVGNPITEVIGR; this comes from the coding sequence ATGCTTAGGAAAATTTCAATTGCGGCAGTGACATTATTGTCCGTAATTACAATCAATGCTCAGAAGAACAGAAACTCTCAGGTAGAAAGACCCAAACTGGTCGTAGGATTAGTGGTAGACCAGATGAGATGGGATTACCTGTACCGTTTTTACGGTAAATATGGAAACGATGGTTTCAAAAGGCTTCTGAATACAGGATATTCTTTAAACAATGTTCACATCAACTATGTACCGACGATTACTGCTTTAGGGCATACCTGCATCTATACAGGTTCTGTACCAGCGATCCACGGTATTGCCGGAAACGACTGGACGGATAAGGAAACCGGGAAAAATGTGTATTGTACTGCAGATGAAAGTGTGCAGCCTGTAGGAACAACCAGTGCAAAATCAGGAAGCCATTCTCCAAAAAATCTTTGGTCTACCACGGTAACCGATGAATTAAGGCTGGCGACCAATTTTCAGGGAAAAGTGATTGGTGTTTCTTTAAAAGACCGTGCTTCCATTCTTCCTGCAGGACATACTCCAAACGGAGCTTTCTGGTTTGATGATACTACGGGAAATTTCATTACGAGTACTTGGTATATGAATGACCTGCCTCAGTGGGTAAAATCTTTCAACTCACAGAATCTTCCGGAAAAATTAGTGGCAAACGGCTGGAATACCTTGCTTCCAATCAACCAATATACAGAAAGTTCTCCGGATAATTCTTCCTGGGAAGGATTACTGGGGAGTTCAAAAACACCTGTTTTTCCTTACAGTAATTTAGCTCAGGATTATCAGACAAAAAAAGATAATATCCGCTATACACCTTTCGGAAATACTTTGACTTTAAAACTGGCTGAAGCTTCTGTGGAAGGAGAAAAATTAGGCGGTGATAATATTACAGACTTTTTAGCGATCAATCTGGCTTCTACCGATTATGCAGGTCATAAATTCGGTCCGAATTCTATTGAAGTGGAAGATGTTTATTTAAGGCTGGATCAGGATCTGGCAGAGTTTTTCAATTATCTGGATTCCAAAGTAGGAAAAGGGGAGTATACCGTTTTTCTTTCTGCTGACCATGGCGGTGCCCATTCTGTAGGATTTTTGAAAGAACATAAGATCGCTACTGGATTCTTTGGGGAAGGAATGGAAAAAGATATCAATCAGAAACTGAAAGATAAATTCGGAGTTGATAAACTGATCAATGCTGTAGACAATTACCAGATCTATTTTGACAGAAAGCTGATGCAGGATAATAAAATCGAACTGGACGACCTGAGGGATTTCACGATCAAAGAATTACAGAAAGATCCTACCGTTTTATATGCGGTATCTGTAGATAAAGTACAGGAAGCTACGATTCCGGAGCCTATTAAACAGAGGATTATTAACGGAATCAACAGGCAGAGAAGCGGTGATATTCAGCTGATTTCTCATGATTCAATGCTTCCGCCATATTCCAAGACCGGGACTACACACAGTGTATGGAACTCTTATGACTCCCATATTCCATTGATCTTTATGGGATGGGGAATTCAAAAGGGAGAAAGCAATAAAGCTTATAATATGACCGATATTGCTCCTACCGTTTCATCATTATTGAAAATTCAGTTCCCAAGCGGGAATGTAGGAAATCCGATCACGGAGGTTATCGGAAGATAA
- a CDS encoding VOC family protein, with translation MIKFKYLILYVEDVEKSINFYQNTFNTQIKFITPEKDYGELLTGETTISFASVSLASSNIKKGFLFSKAEEKPFGIELGFITDHVEALVEKAVLYEDIGVKPWGQKVAYIKDPDNYLVEICTEIQ, from the coding sequence ATGATCAAATTCAAATACCTTATTTTATATGTTGAAGATGTTGAAAAGTCCATAAACTTTTACCAGAATACATTTAACACTCAAATAAAATTCATTACTCCCGAAAAAGATTACGGAGAGCTGCTTACCGGCGAAACTACCATTTCTTTTGCTTCTGTAAGTCTTGCCAGTTCCAATATAAAAAAGGGATTTTTATTTTCCAAAGCAGAAGAAAAACCTTTCGGAATAGAATTAGGCTTTATCACAGACCATGTAGAAGCACTGGTAGAAAAGGCCGTTCTTTATGAAGATATTGGTGTAAAGCCTTGGGGACAAAAGGTGGCCTATATCAAAGACCCTGACAATTATCTGGTAGAAATCTGTACTGAAATTCAATAA
- a CDS encoding GNAT family N-acetyltransferase: protein MEIKKIEKLTENPTTEWGLNGYTTDKILAISFVEYSGSFEFILREKKLSYTKTWKTDSNDMNDLNEIIEKGHSFGAFEDGKFIGWIICEHRTWNNSFCIENILISEEFRRNGAGAQLIKNAVREAKNLNCRIIELETQNTNYPAIQFYRRLGFGITGINTRLYENSEETAVFMTLDL, encoded by the coding sequence ATGGAAATAAAAAAAATAGAAAAACTAACTGAAAATCCCACCACAGAATGGGGACTGAATGGCTATACCACCGATAAAATATTAGCCATATCTTTTGTTGAATATTCCGGTTCTTTTGAGTTTATTTTAAGAGAAAAAAAGCTGAGCTACACCAAAACCTGGAAAACCGATTCCAATGATATGAATGACCTTAATGAGATCATTGAAAAAGGACATTCTTTCGGAGCTTTTGAAGATGGAAAATTCATAGGCTGGATTATCTGCGAACACCGAACCTGGAACAATAGCTTCTGCATTGAAAATATTCTGATCAGTGAAGAATTCAGGCGAAACGGAGCCGGAGCGCAGCTTATAAAAAATGCCGTCCGGGAAGCCAAAAATCTAAACTGCCGGATCATTGAACTGGAAACACAAAATACAAACTATCCGGCGATACAGTTTTACAGAAGGCTGGGTTTCGGGATTACGGGAATAAATACAAGACTGTATGAAAATTCTGAGGAAACGGCAGTTTTTATGACCTTAGATCTGTAA
- a CDS encoding NmrA family NAD(P)-binding protein: protein MKIIVTGSLGNISKPLTKELINKGHSVTVISTSTERQKEIEALGAKAAIGSMENVDFLTETFQGADIVYAMEALNAGVFFDHSINFIEANTQIGRNYKEAFEKSGVKNIIHLSSIGAHMSEANGILISHYNVEKILNELPEDVSIKFMRPVGFYYNLFSFIPVIKSQGVIIQNYGGDQKEPWVSPLDIAAVIAEEIEKPFRGREVRYIASEEISPNEIAQTLGEAIGKPELQWLTVSDEDLLNSMISKGMNPETAKGFVEMNKARGNEVLYVDYNQNKPTLGKVKMKEFAKEFAAAYHQ from the coding sequence ATGAAAATTATCGTAACCGGTTCATTGGGAAATATCAGCAAACCGCTGACCAAAGAACTAATCAACAAAGGACACTCTGTAACCGTTATCAGTACCAGTACAGAAAGACAGAAGGAAATTGAAGCTTTAGGCGCAAAAGCTGCTATAGGATCTATGGAAAATGTAGATTTTTTAACAGAGACCTTTCAGGGAGCAGATATAGTATATGCGATGGAAGCTCTGAACGCAGGGGTTTTCTTTGATCATAGTATCAATTTTATAGAAGCCAATACTCAAATTGGAAGGAATTATAAAGAAGCTTTTGAAAAATCAGGCGTAAAGAATATTATCCATTTAAGCAGCATTGGAGCACATATGAGTGAAGCAAATGGTATTCTTATTTCGCATTATAATGTAGAGAAAATACTGAATGAACTTCCGGAAGATGTTTCAATTAAATTTATGCGTCCGGTAGGGTTTTACTATAATTTATTTTCATTTATTCCTGTCATTAAATCGCAGGGAGTGATCATTCAGAACTATGGTGGTGATCAGAAAGAACCTTGGGTATCTCCATTGGATATTGCAGCTGTCATTGCGGAAGAGATTGAAAAGCCATTTCGTGGAAGAGAGGTCCGGTATATTGCCAGTGAAGAAATTTCACCGAATGAAATCGCACAGACTTTAGGTGAAGCTATAGGAAAGCCGGAACTTCAATGGCTGACCGTCTCTGATGAAGATCTCTTAAACAGCATGATCAGCAAAGGCATGAATCCTGAAACAGCGAAAGGTTTTGTAGAAATGAATAAAGCAAGAGGAAATGAAGTTTTATATGTGGATTATAACCAAAACAAACCTACTCTGGGAAAAGTGAAAATGAAGGAGTTTGCAAAGGAATTTGCAGCAGCTTATCATCAATAA
- a CDS encoding AraC family transcriptional regulator has protein sequence MKQPIRLKTISEFHQFRGLPKPEHPLISVVDYSMVKDDPNTTELSWILDFYSISVKRTSNSKIKYGQQEYDFNEGLMFFMAPGQVFSITRDPNSQAKHTGWILLIHPDFLWHTHTPLAKTIKNYEYFDYSVNEALFLSEKEENVINNIVQNIHQEYHSNIDTFSQNIIISQIETLLNYSERFYQRQFITRKISNHRILSALETLLADYFNHEDLITKGLPSVQHIADQLNLSPSYLTGLLKVLTGQNTQEHIHEKLIGKAKEKLSTTQLSISEIAYELGFEHPQSFSKLFKSKTSLSPLEFRKSFS, from the coding sequence ATGAAACAGCCCATCAGACTCAAAACGATCAGCGAATTCCACCAATTCCGGGGCTTACCCAAACCTGAGCACCCGCTTATCAGTGTTGTTGATTACAGTATGGTAAAGGATGATCCCAATACAACTGAGCTGAGCTGGATCTTGGATTTTTATTCAATTTCTGTTAAAAGAACTTCCAACAGCAAGATAAAATATGGCCAGCAGGAATATGATTTTAATGAAGGGCTGATGTTTTTTATGGCTCCTGGGCAGGTTTTCAGTATTACAAGAGATCCGAATTCCCAAGCAAAACATACGGGATGGATTCTGCTCATTCATCCCGATTTTCTTTGGCATACCCATACCCCATTGGCGAAAACTATAAAAAATTATGAATATTTTGATTATTCGGTGAATGAAGCTTTATTTTTATCTGAAAAAGAGGAAAATGTGATTAATAATATTGTTCAGAATATTCATCAGGAATACCATTCCAATATTGACACCTTCAGCCAGAACATTATTATTTCACAGATTGAAACGCTACTGAATTATTCGGAGCGTTTTTACCAGCGGCAGTTTATCACCCGGAAAATTTCCAATCACAGGATCCTCAGCGCTCTGGAAACATTGCTTGCTGATTATTTTAATCACGAAGACCTTATCACAAAAGGCCTTCCCAGTGTACAACACATCGCAGATCAACTGAATTTATCACCAAGTTATTTAACAGGCTTATTAAAGGTTCTTACAGGACAGAATACCCAAGAGCATATTCACGAAAAACTGATTGGGAAAGCAAAGGAAAAATTATCTACTACTCAGCTATCCATTAGTGAAATTGCATATGAATTGGGCTTTGAGCATCCTCAATCGTTCAGCAAATTATTTAAAAGCAAAACGAGTCTTTCTCCGCTGGAATTCAGAAAATCTTTTAGCTGA
- a CDS encoding alpha/beta fold hydrolase: MKAICLFMFFLLSLSTVTAQSNDSDNFFETSDHARINYKISGKGEACIYVPGGPGQGYPSFELLGGNLLEKNMQMVYMDQRGSGKSGKSENYHLDAMVQDIEELRQHLKLDKVFLLAHSFGGIIAVNYAKKYPQHTKGLILANITLHFLNNESLKEQIEYGNSLLQQPNKIIPKDSLSTELSKVSSRLRKKRIGYKFLTEDIETIKQMDKIDSLHPRIIDFGMAVISKPKEFPEYYTDHAPITKDIHVPVLIITGKKDKAVGTQHYKTFQFPDQKVVSIDGGHLLYYEKNREFVDAVWSFVKKHQ; the protein is encoded by the coding sequence ATGAAAGCTATCTGTTTATTTATGTTTTTTCTTTTGTCTCTGAGTACTGTCACAGCTCAGAGCAATGATTCTGATAATTTCTTTGAAACGTCAGATCATGCCAGGATTAATTACAAAATTTCCGGAAAAGGAGAAGCCTGTATCTATGTTCCTGGAGGCCCGGGGCAGGGATATCCGTCATTTGAACTTTTAGGAGGAAATCTTCTGGAGAAAAACATGCAGATGGTGTATATGGATCAGCGTGGATCCGGTAAGTCGGGAAAATCGGAAAATTATCATCTGGATGCCATGGTTCAGGATATTGAAGAGCTGAGACAGCATCTGAAGCTTGATAAAGTTTTTCTGTTGGCTCATTCTTTCGGAGGAATTATCGCCGTGAATTACGCTAAAAAATATCCACAGCATACAAAAGGCTTGATTCTGGCTAATATCACACTTCATTTTCTCAACAATGAATCTTTGAAAGAACAGATTGAATATGGAAACAGCCTATTACAGCAACCCAATAAAATAATCCCTAAAGACAGTCTTTCTACAGAACTTTCGAAGGTCAGCAGCAGATTACGAAAGAAAAGAATCGGCTATAAATTTCTAACCGAGGACATTGAAACTATTAAACAGATGGACAAAATAGATTCCCTTCATCCTAGGATTATAGATTTTGGCATGGCCGTAATCTCGAAACCTAAAGAGTTTCCTGAATATTATACCGATCATGCGCCGATCACAAAAGACATTCATGTTCCTGTATTAATTATCACCGGAAAAAAGGATAAAGCTGTGGGAACACAACATTACAAAACCTTTCAGTTTCCTGATCAAAAAGTGGTTTCCATTGATGGCGGACATCTTTTGTATTATGAGAAAAATAGAGAGTTTGTGGATGCCGTTTGGAGTTTTGTGAAGAAACACCAGTAA
- a CDS encoding RDD family protein — protein sequence MKNNLFFSGFWTRVWALLIDSLILGILGFILGSVFEDFFISLGEEAKLIGWLISLAYFSILNSKLNNGQTIGKKIMKIQVTDIEGRTVSLKTSFIRALIFTTPFFLNGFKITGTATFSVVNIIQSMIIFTLGLGIMIFYIFNKETRQSLHDIVAKTYVVQDHRNSTVTMMPQPKKLPFYITGGLLLLVIITSIYNYNSNSEIKKLLPVYEMVSKQDHVSRASISMNHFSGSKQYVYTISIKTDKKQQFNGHMENDPIIKEAVKTFINSNVYENDQDVLNVVIGSGFDIGIARQNYSYNVFKPIFKWREIYKL from the coding sequence ATGAAAAACAATTTATTCTTTTCCGGTTTCTGGACAAGAGTTTGGGCTTTATTAATTGATTCGCTTATTCTCGGAATTTTAGGGTTTATATTAGGTTCAGTCTTCGAAGATTTCTTTATTTCCCTGGGAGAAGAAGCCAAATTAATCGGATGGCTTATTTCTCTGGCTTATTTTTCAATTTTGAACTCTAAGCTGAATAATGGCCAGACTATCGGAAAAAAAATAATGAAAATCCAGGTGACAGATATTGAGGGAAGAACCGTCAGCTTAAAAACTTCATTTATCAGAGCCTTAATTTTTACAACACCATTTTTTCTGAATGGATTTAAAATTACGGGAACAGCAACATTCTCAGTAGTTAATATTATCCAGTCGATGATTATTTTCACTTTAGGTTTGGGAATTATGATATTCTACATTTTCAATAAAGAAACAAGACAGTCTCTGCATGATATCGTGGCAAAAACATATGTCGTTCAGGATCACAGAAACAGTACGGTCACCATGATGCCTCAACCGAAGAAACTGCCATTCTATATTACAGGTGGCCTTCTTTTACTTGTAATTATAACATCAATTTACAATTACAACAGCAATAGCGAAATAAAAAAACTACTTCCGGTTTATGAAATGGTTTCGAAGCAGGATCATGTTTCAAGGGCATCAATATCAATGAATCATTTTTCAGGAAGCAAACAATACGTTTATACCATATCTATTAAAACTGATAAGAAACAGCAGTTCAACGGCCACATGGAGAACGATCCGATTATTAAAGAAGCAGTTAAAACATTCATTAACAGTAATGTTTATGAAAATGATCAGGACGTATTAAATGTAGTGATCGGTTCAGGATTCGACATTGGTATTGCAAGACAAAATTATTCTTATAATGTTTTCAAACCTATATTCAAGTGGAGGGAAATATATAAACTATAA
- a CDS encoding biliverdin-producing heme oxygenase produces the protein MVSEYLKQNTAEYHDAAEKLFNSEKIFNKTFTLEDYKKIIHTNYLMLLHSENKIFGSLSGKYSEKLQLDDRKKLSLIEKDLESLSLENQAASHHLEFDNEHEALGAMYVIEGSTLGGNVIAKQLSKTEGFDNVTFNFFGCYQENTGPMWKNFKEVLDTEVTEDHYKEVLSGAKKLYTFLLNVN, from the coding sequence ATGGTATCAGAGTATCTTAAGCAAAATACAGCGGAATATCACGATGCTGCAGAGAAACTTTTCAATTCTGAAAAAATTTTTAATAAAACATTCACTTTAGAAGATTATAAAAAGATCATTCATACGAATTATCTGATGCTTCTTCACAGTGAGAACAAAATATTCGGGAGCCTTTCTGGTAAATATTCTGAGAAACTTCAGCTAGACGACAGAAAGAAGCTGTCTCTTATCGAAAAGGATCTTGAAAGCCTTTCCCTGGAAAATCAGGCTGCTTCACATCATCTTGAGTTTGATAATGAGCATGAGGCTTTAGGAGCCATGTACGTGATAGAAGGTTCTACTTTAGGAGGAAATGTGATCGCCAAACAGCTTTCTAAAACAGAAGGTTTCGACAATGTTACTTTTAATTTCTTCGGATGTTATCAGGAAAATACGGGACCGATGTGGAAGAATTTTAAAGAGGTTTTGGATACTGAAGTCACGGAAGACCATTACAAAGAGGTTCTTTCGGGAGCCAAAAAACTTTATACGTTTTTACTGAACGTGAATTAA
- a CDS encoding ATP-binding protein → MLIWFRKEFDEHIDWAGNPEKKIGVLLQNGEEKQIISPRTSFHIFTENIKGNSKRWNSRDLGAVRTIRDVILETSHKQYNAIKALNNELRQVNEELDSFSYTISHDLGTPLTVMKLNAQMLLANFEKTEKNKLKLNSIVEEIDSMAEMMHDVLQLSRAKHSEIELERLQTLNMLQKISENAIITFYSPKTEIVIGKCPDVRADKTMLHQVFLNVINNAVKYSSHQDLPKVEIWGTEKEETVEYRILDNGIGIPEEEKHKMFKIFNRMDNAKTFKGNGVGLSIVHRIMKRLGGNVDYESNKEGTCFILTFKKP, encoded by the coding sequence ATGCTGATCTGGTTCCGGAAGGAATTTGATGAACATATTGACTGGGCCGGAAATCCTGAGAAGAAAATCGGTGTATTACTGCAGAATGGGGAAGAAAAACAGATCATTTCGCCAAGAACTTCTTTCCATATTTTTACGGAAAATATCAAAGGAAATTCAAAGAGATGGAATTCCAGAGATCTTGGAGCCGTACGTACTATTCGGGATGTGATCCTTGAAACGTCACACAAGCAGTACAATGCAATCAAGGCCTTGAATAATGAATTGAGACAAGTGAATGAAGAGCTTGACAGTTTTTCATACACCATTTCGCACGACCTGGGAACGCCTTTAACTGTAATGAAGCTGAATGCACAGATGCTGCTTGCTAACTTTGAAAAGACAGAAAAAAATAAGCTTAAACTGAACTCGATTGTTGAGGAAATCGACAGTATGGCGGAAATGATGCACGATGTACTGCAGCTAAGCCGCGCCAAGCATAGTGAAATAGAGCTGGAACGCCTGCAGACGCTGAATATGCTTCAAAAGATCTCAGAAAATGCAATTATTACTTTTTACAGCCCGAAAACTGAGATTGTTATCGGAAAATGCCCTGATGTACGAGCTGACAAGACAATGCTTCATCAGGTGTTTTTAAATGTCATCAATAATGCAGTGAAATATTCTTCACATCAAGACCTTCCAAAAGTGGAAATATGGGGAACGGAAAAGGAGGAAACGGTGGAGTACAGAATTTTGGATAACGGAATTGGAATTCCCGAAGAGGAAAAGCATAAGATGTTTAAGATCTTCAACAGGATGGATAATGCCAAAACGTTCAAAGGAAATGGGGTAGGGCTGTCTATTGTGCACCGTATTATGAAGAGGCTTGGTGGAAATGTGGATTATGAGAGCAATAAAGAGGGTACTTGTTTTATTTTAACGTTCAAAAAGCCGTAA